Proteins encoded together in one Porites lutea chromosome 2, jaPorLute2.1, whole genome shotgun sequence window:
- the LOC140926575 gene encoding 15-hydroxyprostaglandin dehydrogenase [NAD(+)]-like produces the protein MKIQGSVAIVTGGAQGIGKHICRALLSRGGKVAIFDIDQEKGTQLQDRLQKQYGTGEVKFITCDVTSESQMTDSFKKTKEAFGQINIVCNNAGVGALSEGAYWERVVDINLKGVIRGQLLGIQHMGWSHGGTGGAIVNVASLAAIFPMGSWQAVYTATKSGIMALSKSCKDLKETEGVRVNCICPGFTNTGMAKNLQFLDSESSYREKDIISKLGLISPEEVASGVIQLIEDESYNAAVMTVTKTKGIEILEKWTPRLRKSNL, from the exons ATGAAGATCCAAggaagtgtagccattgttacCGGAGGAGCACAAGGAATCGGGAAGCATATTTGCAGAGCGCTCTTGTCAAGAGGTGGTAAA GTTGCAATATTTGATATAGACCAAGAGAAAGGAACACAACTACAAGACAGACTGCAAAAGCAATATGGAACAGGAGAAGTAAAGTTTATCACCTGTGATGTTACATCAGAATCACAGATGACAG ATTCATTCAAGAAGACAAAGGAAGCATTTGGACAAATAAACATTGTTTGCAATAATGCTGGTGTAGGTGCTTTAAGTGAAGGGGCATATTGGGAAAGAGTAGTGGATATCAATCTG AAAGGTGTGATTCGTGGCCAGTTACTGGGAATTCAACATATGGGATGGTCACATGGCGGAACAGGAGGAGCTATAGTCAATGTAGCATCATTAGCAG CTATTTTTCCGATGGGAAGTTGGCAAGCTGTGTACACTGCCACAAAATCTGGCATAATGGCACTTTCAAAGAGCTGTAAG GATCTCAAAGAAACAGAAGGAGTAAGAGTAAACTGTATCTGCCCTGGCTTCACAAATACAGGGATGGCAAAGAATTTACAATTTTTGGATAGTGAATCTTCATACAGAGAAAAAGACATCATTTCCAAGCTTGGTTTGATCAG TCCAGAAGAAGTTGCCAGCGGGGTTATTCAGTTGATTGAGGATGAAAGCTACAATGCAGCGGTCATGACAGTGACCAAAACGAAGGGAATTGAAATATTGGAAAAATGGACACCAAGACTGAGAAAGTCTAACCTCTAA